From [Clostridium] symbiosum, a single genomic window includes:
- a CDS encoding DegT/DnrJ/EryC1/StrS family aminotransferase: protein MRFPLCDNPWGREEIEAINKVIESGMFTMGKNVASYEKKFAKHFGAKNAIMVSSGSAANLLAIAALVYSGRIPRGAEVIVPAVSWSTTYAPLEQFGMKLVFVDIDKETFNLNIESVKRIITPNTKMIFAVNLLGNSNDYDALLDICENNNIILIEDNCESLGAKYKDKYLGTIGLMGTYSTFYSHHMCTMEGGVVTTDDNELYEYMLAIRAHGWTRNLPEGSSIYKKKEDPFYESYNFIVPGFNLRPLDMEGAIGIEQLDKIDGMIVNRRKNAEYFIEKMKQFPEVRIQKEVGQSSWFGFGMILTGSLAGKRSIIVDRLGKSEIECRPIVAGNFTRNKVIQYMDYSIPERLVNADEIHDCGFFVGNHSQNNNKEVDYFIETLSEIIKNR, encoded by the coding sequence ATGAGATTTCCATTATGTGACAACCCATGGGGAAGAGAAGAGATTGAGGCTATTAATAAAGTTATTGAGTCAGGAATGTTTACAATGGGGAAGAATGTTGCAAGTTATGAGAAAAAATTTGCAAAACATTTTGGGGCAAAAAATGCTATTATGGTAAGTTCAGGTTCAGCAGCTAATTTACTGGCCATTGCGGCACTTGTGTATTCAGGTAGAATTCCCAGAGGAGCAGAGGTTATTGTTCCTGCTGTTTCGTGGAGTACCACGTATGCTCCGCTTGAGCAATTTGGAATGAAATTAGTCTTTGTTGATATTGATAAGGAGACTTTCAATTTAAATATAGAAAGTGTCAAAAGAATTATTACTCCGAATACAAAGATGATTTTTGCTGTAAATCTTTTAGGCAATTCAAATGACTATGATGCATTGCTTGATATATGCGAAAATAATAATATAATTCTTATAGAAGACAACTGTGAGTCCCTTGGAGCAAAATACAAAGATAAGTATCTTGGAACAATCGGATTAATGGGTACATACTCAACTTTCTATTCTCATCATATGTGTACAATGGAGGGGGGAGTTGTTACGACTGACGATAATGAGTTGTATGAATATATGTTAGCAATACGAGCGCATGGCTGGACTCGAAATCTACCAGAAGGAAGTTCCATCTATAAGAAAAAAGAGGACCCTTTCTATGAGAGCTATAATTTTATAGTTCCGGGATTTAATCTCAGACCTCTTGATATGGAGGGAGCCATTGGCATTGAGCAGTTGGATAAGATTGATGGAATGATTGTGAACAGGAGAAAGAATGCCGAATATTTTATTGAAAAGATGAAGCAGTTTCCAGAGGTCCGAATACAGAAGGAGGTAGGCCAATCATCTTGGTTTGGATTTGGAATGATTTTGACGGGCAGTCTTGCAGGTAAAAGAAGTATTATCGTAGATAGATTGGGTAAATCAGAGATAGAGTGCCGCCCAATTGTAGCTGGAAACTTTACACGAAATAAGGTAATCCAATATATGGATTATTCTATTCCGGAAAGACTGGTCAATGCTGATGAGATTCATGATTGTGGATTTTTTGTCGGTAATCATAGTCAGAATAATAATAAGGAAGTAGATTACTTTATTGAGACATTATCTGAAATAATAAAAAATAGGTAG
- the gmd gene encoding GDP-mannose 4,6-dehydratase, with the protein MKKALITGITGQDGSYLSEFLLDKGYEVHGIIRRASILNTGRINHIINHITLHDGDLSDSSSLIRIINIVQPDEIYNLAAQSHVQVSFDVPEYSGDVDALGVLRILEACRILGLTKKTRIYQASTSELYGKVEEIPQKETTPFHPYSPYAIAKQYGFWITKEYREAYGMFAVNGILFNHESERRGENFVTRKITLAAGRIAEGIQDRLELGNLDSLRDWGYAKDYVECMWMMLQHYTPEDFVIATGEQHTVRDFTERAFLANGITLRWEGTGIEEKGYDADNGRLLICVNKEWFRPTDVDNLWGDPTKAKTVLGWNPQKTSYAALVNIMAKHDRELAKREKAINKL; encoded by the coding sequence ATGAAAAAAGCATTAATTACAGGAATAACAGGACAAGACGGCTCTTATTTATCAGAATTTTTACTGGACAAGGGTTATGAGGTGCATGGAATTATTCGCCGTGCATCTATTTTAAATACAGGAAGAATCAATCACATTATTAATCATATAACGTTGCACGACGGTGATCTTTCTGATTCTAGTAGTTTGATTCGGATTATCAATATTGTTCAACCAGATGAAATTTACAATCTTGCAGCACAATCTCATGTACAGGTCTCTTTTGATGTACCTGAATATTCAGGAGATGTTGATGCACTTGGTGTTCTAAGAATTTTAGAGGCTTGCCGTATTCTTGGACTTACTAAGAAAACGAGGATATATCAAGCGTCAACGTCGGAATTATACGGTAAAGTAGAAGAAATACCGCAGAAAGAAACAACTCCATTTCATCCTTATAGTCCGTACGCTATAGCGAAACAGTATGGTTTCTGGATTACAAAAGAATATCGTGAAGCTTATGGTATGTTTGCAGTCAATGGCATTCTGTTTAATCATGAATCTGAGCGTCGTGGAGAGAATTTTGTTACAAGAAAAATAACACTTGCGGCCGGACGCATTGCAGAAGGGATTCAAGATCGTCTTGAACTTGGAAACCTGGATTCTCTTCGCGATTGGGGGTATGCAAAAGATTATGTGGAGTGTATGTGGATGATGCTTCAACATTATACACCAGAGGATTTTGTTATTGCGACGGGAGAGCAGCACACAGTTAGAGACTTTACAGAGAGAGCATTTTTAGCAAATGGAATTACTTTAAGATGGGAAGGGACGGGCATTGAAGAAAAAGGCTATGATGCAGATAATGGCAGATTGCTTATTTGCGTAAACAAGGAATGGTTTAGACCTACGGATGTGGACAATCTTTGGGGAGATCCGACTAAGGCAAAGACGGTTCTTGGTTGGAATCCTCAGAAGACCTCTTATGCTGCTTTAGTCAATATAATGGCAAAGCATGATCGTGAGCTTGCCAAGAGAGAAAAGGCAATAAATAAGTTATAA
- a CDS encoding acyltransferase, translating into MNRKVERDTMPELLRLISIFGIIMMHLFGIYRFESSGTNLLFGIGINTLFNCGVSIFILISGYYGIKFSVNSIVKLWIITVFYSLMQVIVSMVMITHEFNIRELWLAFFPFSTRKYWFISSYLLLMFFSRFLNMAVEFLEKKQLGLLIASLAFVFSVLPTLTQLQVMNDCGKGPLNLLLIYFIGGYIKKYDVDMNKNKIVTTLLGLFFTQFVMNCITTKYRGGWYLPFSYDCSMFIVISSSLIFLLAKKSNYQNHFINKIAKRTLGIYLLEGTIEILMESIGVVFDFYSPLLPLYITIEAIAIFVICLVIDSVREILMIPLFLMLDKINGILKPIIKIVHYRILD; encoded by the coding sequence ATGAATAGAAAAGTAGAGCGTGATACGATGCCTGAATTGCTGCGCCTTATTTCTATTTTTGGCATTATAATGATGCATTTATTTGGAATATATCGTTTTGAAAGCTCAGGTACTAATTTATTGTTTGGAATAGGTATCAATACTTTATTCAATTGTGGGGTATCAATATTTATTTTAATTTCAGGGTACTATGGGATAAAGTTTAGTGTAAATTCTATTGTTAAATTGTGGATTATTACCGTATTTTATTCACTAATGCAGGTGATTGTAAGTATGGTAATGATAACGCATGAATTTAACATCCGGGAACTCTGGTTAGCATTTTTTCCGTTTTCGACTAGAAAATACTGGTTTATTTCTTCGTATCTGTTATTGATGTTTTTTAGCAGGTTTTTAAATATGGCAGTGGAGTTTTTGGAAAAAAAGCAACTCGGTTTATTAATAGCTTCCTTGGCATTTGTTTTTTCTGTGTTACCAACATTGACGCAGTTGCAAGTAATGAATGACTGTGGAAAAGGTCCGCTTAATCTTTTATTAATATATTTCATAGGTGGCTATATTAAAAAATATGATGTTGATATGAATAAGAACAAAATAGTAACTACACTTTTAGGCCTTTTTTTTACTCAGTTTGTAATGAATTGTATTACTACCAAATATCGGGGAGGATGGTACCTTCCTTTTTCATATGATTGTTCTATGTTTATAGTCATTTCCAGTTCTTTGATTTTTTTATTAGCTAAGAAAAGTAATTATCAAAATCATTTTATTAATAAAATTGCAAAACGAACACTGGGTATATATCTGCTAGAAGGAACAATAGAAATATTAATGGAAAGTATAGGGGTGGTTTTTGATTTTTATTCTCCTTTATTACCATTATATATTACCATCGAAGCAATTGCAATTTTTGTGATTTGTCTCGTAATAGATTCTGTACGAGAAATATTAATGATACCATTATTTTTGATGCTTGATAAAATCAATGGTATTTTAAAGCCAATTATTAAGATAGTACATTACAGAATTTTAGATTAG
- a CDS encoding NAD(P)-dependent oxidoreductase, which yields MGFNNEKHLYLLDYLRESDWKQMKGKTILITGGTGLIGKSLIRIIKEADIAYSLSLIIIVPTRDINKAKKEFAEYDNLIIIKTDLTKLHTIKEHVDYIIHGAGPTSSCFFHNYPVETIKTFLLGTLSTLELAKANDVLNMVFLSTMEVYGFPQKGKKVTEEQIGCFLPTVCRNSYPLSKVQCENLCYSYFKEYGVNTNIIRLTQTFGPGVEYNDGRVFAEFMRCLVEKKDIVLKTNGETERSYLHVTDAAGAIVTVLLKGIPGEVYTAANENTYCSIRQMAETVTQLSDNAIQVKFSDVSEKNSAYADILYMDLDTTKLNSLGWNPKYDLKDAYIDMISSIKNCADTCKFKQEEDER from the coding sequence ATGGGATTTAATAATGAGAAGCACTTATATTTGCTTGATTATTTGAGAGAATCAGACTGGAAACAAATGAAAGGAAAAACAATCCTCATTACTGGTGGGACTGGTTTGATCGGAAAAAGCCTGATTAGAATTATTAAAGAGGCAGACATTGCTTATAGTTTGAGTCTTATAATAATAGTACCGACTAGGGATATTAACAAAGCAAAAAAAGAATTTGCTGAATATGATAATTTGATAATCATAAAGACTGATTTAACAAAACTACATACAATTAAAGAACATGTGGATTATATTATACACGGCGCCGGTCCGACTTCGAGTTGTTTTTTTCATAATTATCCTGTAGAAACAATCAAAACATTTTTACTTGGAACCTTATCAACTCTTGAATTGGCAAAGGCAAATGATGTTTTAAATATGGTTTTTTTATCAACCATGGAAGTTTATGGATTTCCGCAAAAGGGTAAAAAGGTTACTGAGGAACAAATAGGTTGTTTTTTACCAACAGTATGTAGAAATAGTTATCCACTAAGCAAAGTACAGTGTGAAAACCTTTGCTATTCATATTTTAAGGAATACGGAGTAAATACAAACATTATTAGGTTAACACAAACCTTTGGTCCGGGTGTTGAGTACAATGATGGACGGGTATTTGCCGAATTTATGCGATGCCTTGTGGAAAAAAAAGATATAGTTCTTAAAACAAATGGTGAAACAGAACGTTCTTATTTACATGTTACGGATGCAGCAGGAGCAATCGTGACTGTATTATTGAAAGGAATTCCAGGAGAAGTGTATACTGCTGCGAACGAAAACACATATTGCTCGATAAGGCAGATGGCGGAAACTGTCACTCAATTATCGGATAATGCAATACAAGTAAAGTTCTCAGATGTAAGCGAGAAAAACAGTGCCTATGCGGATATTTTATATATGGATTTAGATACAACAAAACTAAATTCACTTGGATGGAATCCAAAGTATGATTTAAAGGATGCCTATATTGACATGATTTCTAGTATAAAAAATTGTGCTGACACATGTAAGTTTAAACAAGAAGAGGATGAACGATGA
- a CDS encoding GDP-L-fucose synthase translates to MIDKNAKIYIAGHRGMVGSAIYRKFVEEGYTNFIFRTSKELDLRNQRDVQEFFQKERPEVVVLAAARVGGIMANIKQPATFLYDNLTIQNNVINSAYENDVRKLLFLGSSCIYPRLASQPMVEECLLDGKVEPTNEGYAIAKIAGLKLCEYYNKQYGTDYISVMPCNLYGYEDNFDPIRSHVVAATIRKVHEAKLRNNKEIVVWGTGNARRELMFVDDAADACYYLLNSYSGNEWFNVGTAKDYSITELTEVVMKVIGYKGKLVYDTSKPDGMPQKLLNVDKLANAGWRYKTELERGIELTYKWYLDNYNRFN, encoded by the coding sequence ATGATTGATAAAAATGCAAAAATATATATCGCGGGTCATAGGGGAATGGTTGGATCGGCAATTTATAGAAAATTTGTAGAAGAAGGATATACTAATTTTATATTTAGAACATCAAAAGAATTAGATTTAAGGAATCAAAGAGATGTTCAGGAGTTCTTTCAGAAAGAACGGCCAGAAGTAGTAGTTTTGGCTGCAGCTCGCGTCGGGGGCATTATGGCAAACATAAAACAACCGGCGACATTCTTGTATGATAATTTGACAATACAGAATAACGTTATTAATTCGGCATATGAAAATGATGTGAGAAAGCTTCTATTTTTAGGTTCTTCTTGTATCTATCCAAGATTAGCTTCTCAGCCCATGGTAGAAGAATGCTTGCTTGATGGTAAAGTTGAACCAACCAATGAGGGCTATGCAATTGCCAAGATTGCCGGTTTGAAATTATGTGAGTATTACAATAAGCAGTATGGAACGGATTATATCAGTGTCATGCCATGTAATTTGTACGGCTATGAAGATAATTTTGATCCAATTCGATCGCATGTGGTAGCAGCGACAATAAGAAAAGTCCATGAGGCCAAACTGAGGAATAATAAAGAAATTGTAGTATGGGGGACTGGGAATGCCAGGAGAGAATTGATGTTTGTAGATGATGCCGCAGATGCATGTTATTATCTACTAAACTCTTACTCTGGAAATGAATGGTTTAATGTTGGAACGGCAAAAGACTATAGCATAACAGAATTAACAGAAGTGGTAATGAAGGTAATTGGATATAAAGGAAAATTAGTATATGATACTTCAAAGCCGGATGGAATGCCACAAAAGTTATTAAATGTAGATAAGCTTGCCAATGCTGGGTGGCGTTATAAGACAGAGCTTGAGAGAGGAATAGAGTTGACATACAAGTGGTATTTAGATAATTATAATAGATTTAATTGA
- a CDS encoding lipid II flippase MurJ, with product MMVKEKKRNNTVLSKKTTKSAIIMSAVVLVGKVLGFVKQSVIAWAFGASVVTDLYFAADGFMSMLGQIQSSAISLSLITKYVQLKEKKNPDRANALACNAFAVFTVIALILVILIVLFSDKISGVLGISYTVAEKKQLGEFLIFLTPGIVCTCIIGVSQGILDGNERFIPSKLLTLFFSVSIVLSIVLFNSTLGIYSLVIGFLTGYCLHAVYVLILALKHIDYVWINPLKNRDFKKVIKGTLTLVIGNSIIDLGNLIDRIIASSGKSGSVSLLYYGQVMSNDIVNATIITTLGTILLPKITKSISRKIDNEILIQLIRKIVDSSIAIMGLVVALYLIEGIDLAKICFERGNFLPGDTNTVNLVACCYALGFPFMICREVFTKILYAYQDTITPMKNSIVGMLINLVLSFLLAKRLGIKGIALASTISVFLITLMLVKSINKYLGRKLVTKNIAFNILKVIIALIVTLSAGYVFRNYFRVENTFLKLMVTGILESLVYTLSLFLTKHSIIKYFIENISSKGEE from the coding sequence ATGATGGTGAAAGAAAAGAAACGAAATAATACTGTTTTAAGCAAAAAGACTACAAAAAGTGCCATCATTATGAGTGCTGTTGTTTTAGTGGGTAAAGTCCTTGGGTTTGTAAAACAATCAGTAATAGCTTGGGCATTTGGAGCTTCTGTTGTTACAGATCTGTACTTTGCAGCTGATGGATTTATGTCTATGTTAGGTCAAATACAGTCCTCGGCAATATCATTAAGTTTGATCACAAAATATGTACAATTAAAAGAAAAGAAGAACCCTGATAGAGCCAATGCTTTGGCCTGTAATGCATTTGCTGTATTTACTGTGATAGCATTAATTCTTGTTATTTTGATTGTTCTATTTTCTGACAAGATATCCGGAGTGCTAGGTATATCTTATACAGTAGCAGAAAAAAAACAACTTGGTGAATTTTTAATATTTTTAACACCGGGTATAGTTTGTACCTGTATAATTGGCGTATCGCAAGGAATACTTGATGGCAATGAGCGATTTATTCCTTCAAAACTCCTGACACTATTTTTCAGTGTATCGATTGTTTTATCGATTGTTTTGTTTAATTCTACATTGGGTATTTATTCTTTAGTTATTGGTTTTTTAACAGGCTACTGTTTGCATGCTGTTTACGTACTTATTCTTGCTCTGAAGCACATAGATTATGTGTGGATTAATCCGTTAAAAAACAGGGATTTCAAGAAAGTAATTAAGGGTACATTGACACTGGTTATTGGAAATTCAATTATTGACCTTGGGAATTTGATAGATAGGATCATTGCATCTTCAGGAAAAAGTGGTTCCGTCTCATTACTATACTATGGTCAAGTTATGAGCAATGATATTGTAAATGCTACGATAATAACCACCTTAGGAACAATATTACTTCCGAAAATCACGAAAAGTATTTCACGAAAAATAGACAATGAAATCTTGATTCAGCTTATTAGAAAAATAGTAGACTCTTCCATTGCGATTATGGGATTGGTGGTTGCTTTATATTTAATAGAAGGAATTGATTTAGCTAAAATTTGTTTTGAAAGAGGGAATTTTCTACCTGGTGATACGAACACGGTTAATTTAGTGGCATGTTGCTACGCGTTGGGATTTCCTTTTATGATTTGTCGTGAAGTTTTTACGAAAATACTTTATGCGTATCAGGATACAATAACACCAATGAAAAACAGTATAGTAGGAATGTTAATTAACTTGGTTTTAAGTTTTTTGTTGGCTAAGAGATTGGGGATAAAAGGTATTGCACTGGCAAGTACAATATCGGTTTTTTTAATTACTTTAATGCTCGTAAAATCTATTAATAAATACTTAGGCAGAAAGCTTGTAACAAAGAATATAGCCTTCAACATACTAAAAGTAATTATTGCATTGATCGTGACTTTGTCAGCTGGTTATGTTTTTCGAAATTATTTTAGAGTCGAAAATACGTTTTTGAAATTGATGGTAACTGGGATATTGGAAAGCTTAGTCTACACCTTAAGCCTTTTTCTAACAAAACATAGTATAATAAAGTATTTTATTGAAAACATTTCTAGTAAAGGTGAGGAGTGA